In Cyprinus carpio isolate SPL01 chromosome B16, ASM1834038v1, whole genome shotgun sequence, the following are encoded in one genomic region:
- the LOC109076104 gene encoding sperm acrosome membrane-associated protein 4-like: MALSTFKTHLNMRGNIFTAFALVMTLFCLGQTLECFRCELGFWDLCYTTKTNCSDRDELCYVGTGKAASVLDIKVKGCLPMEKCNKTTVVEFLANKTLYTLETTCCEEDLCNAGPSIQLSLVPLLLTVLLIADMF; the protein is encoded by the exons ATGGCCTTGTCTACCTTTAAAACTCACTTAAACATGAGGGGAAATATTTTTACTGCCTTTGCTTTGGTGAtgactttgttttgtttgg GACAAACACTTGAGTGCTTTCGGTGTGAGCTTGGATTCTGGGATTTGTGTTACACTACCAAGACAAACTGCAGTGATCGTGACGAATTGTGTTATGTGGGAACTGGTAAAGCAG CTTCTGTGCTGGATATAAAGGTGAAGGGCTGTCTTCCCATGGAGAAGTGCAACAAGACAACGGTTGTAGAGTTCCTTGCCAATAAGACCTTGTACACCTTGGAGACCACCTGCTGTGAGGAAGACTTGTGCAACGCTGGCCCTTCCATTCAGTTGTCCCTTGTTCCTCTCTTGCTTACCGTACTTCTCATTGCTGACATGTTTTGA
- the LOC109076106 gene encoding nucleoporin SEH1-like codes for MFVARSIAADHKDLIHDVSYDFHGRRMATCSSDQSIKVWDKGGNGEWTCTASWKTHSGSVWRVTWAHPEFGQVLASCSFDRTAIVWEEIVGESNDKQRGQSHWVKETTLVDSRTSVTDVKFAPKHMGLMLTTCSADGVVRIYEAPDVMNLSQWSLQHEISSKLSCSCISWNPSSSRAHAPMIAVGSDDSNVTYGGKVQIYEYNEVTRKYAKAETLMTVADAVHDIAFAPNLGRSFHVLAIATKDVRIFKLVPLQKDSSSSAPTKFEVQVLAQFDSHNSQVWRVSWNITSTLLASSGDDGCVRLWKANYMDNWKCTGILKGYGSQVSGQPGALSGVLGSATAQSALNGATGR; via the exons ATGTTTGTCGCGCGCAGCATTGCAGCCGATCATAAAGACCTGATCCACGATGTTTCTTATGATTTTCACGGGCGGAGAATGGCGACGTGCTCCAGCGACCAAAGCATTAAG gtGTGGGATAAGGGTGGTAATGGAGAATGGACCTGCACAGCCAGCTGGAAA ACTCACAGTGGCTCGGTTTGGAGAGTGACCTGGGCCCATCCAGAGTTTGGACAGGTGTTGGCGTCCTGCTCCTTTGACCGTACTGCTATAGTATGGGAGGAGATTGTTGGAGAGTCCAATGACAAACAACGAGGACAAAGCCACTGGGT TAAAGAAACCACACTTGTGGACAGTCGGACATCTGTGACCGACGTGAAGTTTGCCCCGAAGCACATGGGCTTGATGCTGACCACATGTTCTGCAGACGGGGTGGTGCGAATCTACGAGGCCCCTGACGTGATGAACCTGAGCCAGTGGTCCCTGCAGCACGAGATCTCATCCAAACTCTCCTGCTCCTGCATCTCCTGGAACCCTTCCAG ttcCCGAGCTCATGCACCTATGATTGCAGTGGGTAGCGATGACAGCAATGTAACGTATGGCGGCAAAGTTCAGATATATGAGTATAACGAAGTTACAAG GAAATATGCCAAAGCAGAGACCCTGATGACAGTTGCAGATGCTGTACATGATATTGCATTTGCTCCAAATCTGGGACGGTCTTTCCATGTACTTGCTATTGCAACCAAAGACGTGCGCATCTTCAAACTGGTTCCACTTCA AAAGGACAGCTCTTCTTCAGCACCCACTAAGTTTGAAGTGCAGGTGCTGGCTCAGTTTGACAGTCATAACTCTCAGGTGTGGCGGGTCAGCTGGAACATCACCAGTACACTTCTGGCTTCCTCTGGTGACGATGGTTGTGTGAGACTCTGGAAAG CAAACTATATGGACAATTGGAAGTGCACAGGTATTCTAAAGGGATATGGTAGTCAAGTATCTGGTCAGCCTGGTGCACTGAGCGGCGTCCTGGGATCTGCTACTGCACAGAGTGCTCTAAATGGGGCCACTGGAAGATAG